A single genomic interval of Gossypium raimondii isolate GPD5lz chromosome 11, ASM2569854v1, whole genome shotgun sequence harbors:
- the LOC105803130 gene encoding type I inositol polyphosphate 5-phosphatase 4 isoform X2, whose amino-acid sequence MKISWPKTLIKKWLNIKSKAEDFHANDIDYEDVDEHWRRNFSEREACTIKKSRTERLSKRYSDRVPLSKIDLDGSQAIDVHNYRVFVATWNVAGKSPPSYLNLEDWLHTSPPADIYVLGFQEIIPLNAGNVLGTEDNGPARKWLALIRKTLNSLPSTSGGCHTPSPSLIPDPPVELDADFEGSTRQRASSFFHRQSFQSLSHSKMEMSQARLDHRFSVCDRVIFGHRPSDYDPSFRWGSSISDDENEHGDSPGNTQYSQHSPMSCGGFFSVEESNRQMGHSRYSLVASKQMVGIFLTVWVKSDLRDDVHSMKVSCVGRGLMGYLGNKGSISISMCLHQTSFCFICSHLTSGQKEGDELRRNSDVMEILRKTRFPRVHGMGDDNSPQMILEHDRIIWLGDLNYRIALSYRFAKALVEMCNWKALLENDQLRIEQRRGHVFKGWSEGRIYFPPTYKYSNNSDRYAGEDQHPREKRRTPAWCDRILWYGRGLCQLSYVRGESKFSDHRPVYSVFSAEVVSINQSRIWKNSSCSSARIEVEELLPPSHGYTELSFF is encoded by the exons ATGAAGATTTCATGGCCCAAGACATTGATCAAGAAGTGGTTGAACATCAAGAGTAAAGCTGAGGACTTTCATGCTAATGATATTGATTATGAAG atgTTGATGAACATTGGAGACGCAACTTCTCTGAGAGGGAGGCGTGCACCATCAAGAAAAGTAGAACAG AGAGATTGAGCAAGAGGTATTCTGATCGAGTTCCACTAAGTAAGATTGACCTTGATGGCTCACAAGCTATAGATGTGCATAattatag GGTCTTTGTAGCTACATGGAATGTAGCTGGGAAATCTCCTCCTAGTTATTTGAATCTCGAAGATTGGCTTCATACCTCTCCTCCTGCTGACATTTATGTTCTCGG GTTTCAAGAAATCATTCCTTTAAATGCTGGTAATGTTTTGGGCACTGAAGACAATGGACCGGCTAGGAAATGGCTAGCTCTCATTAGGAAGACCCTGAATAGTCTTCCCAGCACCAGTGGTGGATGCCATACACCTTCACCTTCACTAATACCAGATCCACCTGTAGAATTGGATGCTGACTTTGAAGGATCGACAAGGCAGAGAGCTTCATCTTTCTTCCACCGACAATCATTTCAATCCTTGAGTCATAGCAAGATGGAGATGTCACAAGCCCGGCTTGATCATCGGTTCAGTGTTTGTGATCGTGTTATCTTTGGGCATAGACCAAGTGATTACGATCCTAGTTTCAGATGGGGTTCCTCTATCTCTGATGACGAGAATGAACATGGGGATTCACCAGGTAACACTCAGTATTCGCAACATTCTCCAATGTCCTGTGGTGGATTTTTCTCGGTGGAGGAAAGCAATAGACAGATGGGGCATTCAAGGTATTCTTTGGTAGCCAGCAAACAAATGGTGGGGATATTTCTAACCGTATGGGTGAAGAGTGATCTTAGAGATGATGTGCACAGCATGAAAGTATCCTGTGTTGGCAGAGGATTGATGGGTTATCTTGGAAACAAG GGTTCCATTTCTATTAGCATGTGTTTGCATCAAACCAGCTTTTGCTTCATCTGTAGTCATTTAACCTCTGGGCAAAAGGAAGGTGATGAACTGCGAAGAAACTCTGATGTTATGGAGATCCTCAGAAAGACAAGATTTCCCAGGGTTCATGGAATGGGGGATGACAATTCTCCCCAAATGATTCTGGAACATGA TCGCATCATATGGCTTGGGGATTTGAATTATCGGATTGCTCTGTCATACCGTTTTGCGAAGGCTCTAGTTGAGATGTGCAATTGGAAAGCGCTGCTAGAGAATGACCAG CTTCGTATAGAGCAAAGACGGGGCCATGTTTTTAAGGGATGGAGTGAAGGAAGAATATATTTCCCTCCCACATACAAGTATTCAAATAATTCAGACAGATATGCTGGGGAGGACCAGCACCCAAGGGAGAAGAGAAGAACTCCCGCATG GTGTGACCGTATACTGTGGTATGGAAGAGGCCTCTGTCAGTTATCTTATGTTCGTGGGGAGTCAAAGTTCTCAGATCATAGGCCTGTTTATAGTGTATTTTCAGCAGAGGTTGTGTCTATTAACCAAAGCCGAATCTGGAAAAACTCGAGTTGTTCCAGTGCCAGGATCGAGGTTGAAGAGCTGCTGCCACCATCACATGGATACACAGAACTCAGCTTCTTTTGA
- the LOC105803130 gene encoding type I inositol polyphosphate 5-phosphatase 4 isoform X1, whose amino-acid sequence MKISWPKTLIKKWLNIKSKAEDFHANDIDYEDVDEHWRRNFSEREACTIKKSRTVTWMLERLSKRYSDRVPLSKIDLDGSQAIDVHNYRVFVATWNVAGKSPPSYLNLEDWLHTSPPADIYVLGFQEIIPLNAGNVLGTEDNGPARKWLALIRKTLNSLPSTSGGCHTPSPSLIPDPPVELDADFEGSTRQRASSFFHRQSFQSLSHSKMEMSQARLDHRFSVCDRVIFGHRPSDYDPSFRWGSSISDDENEHGDSPGNTQYSQHSPMSCGGFFSVEESNRQMGHSRYSLVASKQMVGIFLTVWVKSDLRDDVHSMKVSCVGRGLMGYLGNKGSISISMCLHQTSFCFICSHLTSGQKEGDELRRNSDVMEILRKTRFPRVHGMGDDNSPQMILEHDRIIWLGDLNYRIALSYRFAKALVEMCNWKALLENDQLRIEQRRGHVFKGWSEGRIYFPPTYKYSNNSDRYAGEDQHPREKRRTPAWCDRILWYGRGLCQLSYVRGESKFSDHRPVYSVFSAEVVSINQSRIWKNSSCSSARIEVEELLPPSHGYTELSFF is encoded by the exons ATGAAGATTTCATGGCCCAAGACATTGATCAAGAAGTGGTTGAACATCAAGAGTAAAGCTGAGGACTTTCATGCTAATGATATTGATTATGAAG atgTTGATGAACATTGGAGACGCAACTTCTCTGAGAGGGAGGCGTGCACCATCAAGAAAAGTAGAACAG ttACATGGATGCTAGAGAGATTGAGCAAGAGGTATTCTGATCGAGTTCCACTAAGTAAGATTGACCTTGATGGCTCACAAGCTATAGATGTGCATAattatag GGTCTTTGTAGCTACATGGAATGTAGCTGGGAAATCTCCTCCTAGTTATTTGAATCTCGAAGATTGGCTTCATACCTCTCCTCCTGCTGACATTTATGTTCTCGG GTTTCAAGAAATCATTCCTTTAAATGCTGGTAATGTTTTGGGCACTGAAGACAATGGACCGGCTAGGAAATGGCTAGCTCTCATTAGGAAGACCCTGAATAGTCTTCCCAGCACCAGTGGTGGATGCCATACACCTTCACCTTCACTAATACCAGATCCACCTGTAGAATTGGATGCTGACTTTGAAGGATCGACAAGGCAGAGAGCTTCATCTTTCTTCCACCGACAATCATTTCAATCCTTGAGTCATAGCAAGATGGAGATGTCACAAGCCCGGCTTGATCATCGGTTCAGTGTTTGTGATCGTGTTATCTTTGGGCATAGACCAAGTGATTACGATCCTAGTTTCAGATGGGGTTCCTCTATCTCTGATGACGAGAATGAACATGGGGATTCACCAGGTAACACTCAGTATTCGCAACATTCTCCAATGTCCTGTGGTGGATTTTTCTCGGTGGAGGAAAGCAATAGACAGATGGGGCATTCAAGGTATTCTTTGGTAGCCAGCAAACAAATGGTGGGGATATTTCTAACCGTATGGGTGAAGAGTGATCTTAGAGATGATGTGCACAGCATGAAAGTATCCTGTGTTGGCAGAGGATTGATGGGTTATCTTGGAAACAAG GGTTCCATTTCTATTAGCATGTGTTTGCATCAAACCAGCTTTTGCTTCATCTGTAGTCATTTAACCTCTGGGCAAAAGGAAGGTGATGAACTGCGAAGAAACTCTGATGTTATGGAGATCCTCAGAAAGACAAGATTTCCCAGGGTTCATGGAATGGGGGATGACAATTCTCCCCAAATGATTCTGGAACATGA TCGCATCATATGGCTTGGGGATTTGAATTATCGGATTGCTCTGTCATACCGTTTTGCGAAGGCTCTAGTTGAGATGTGCAATTGGAAAGCGCTGCTAGAGAATGACCAG CTTCGTATAGAGCAAAGACGGGGCCATGTTTTTAAGGGATGGAGTGAAGGAAGAATATATTTCCCTCCCACATACAAGTATTCAAATAATTCAGACAGATATGCTGGGGAGGACCAGCACCCAAGGGAGAAGAGAAGAACTCCCGCATG GTGTGACCGTATACTGTGGTATGGAAGAGGCCTCTGTCAGTTATCTTATGTTCGTGGGGAGTCAAAGTTCTCAGATCATAGGCCTGTTTATAGTGTATTTTCAGCAGAGGTTGTGTCTATTAACCAAAGCCGAATCTGGAAAAACTCGAGTTGTTCCAGTGCCAGGATCGAGGTTGAAGAGCTGCTGCCACCATCACATGGATACACAGAACTCAGCTTCTTTTGA